From a region of the Litoribrevibacter albus genome:
- a CDS encoding AAA domain-containing protein: MSNDKKKMDVKYWEGGLTLHEVRAIEKIAQTFSGANQKQESKPAKLGSLSDLKVLKPGGNAMFPWKGYAGFRLAGSGREGEFDLVIVTHYNVIIVELKHWNGELTASGDNWYQNGEFRERSAVSKTQDKAHLLTSKLAKCGRDFPSFQGHKFDRPKVDFLVVLTGTANASKLPPREQEHVLTLNEFLKLSDEGAYNKRFRPHPQANKSLNQDIPVFDQIFSEGETKPKSLIVDGYEAIEKIFPPENIESIYTEFLSKNKNNKDDFALLRRWNFSDLDDVGSKTRDERYKIVSHEKEVLSFIRSNDGDLYNACLRSLTNIDPNNITEEFYELFELPHNYSRLNEFISSFVIKYAEEERATLVKIILNNFSSLHDIRIAHRDIGDHSLWLSPGMKMAMSSFMSAYHKPAGTVGERRKAISTGIIPIPEEQNSEHNGTEYDRDIYSLGILTWLIMQGKRLNPASINDAIKNITASSIWYAPVIQKAISPEPQDRYRNAHEFLAAFSASQPEAETIELFDSSMIEQYKTEVKLYKTYVEDEEISSTDAKEVYRSGQLLVKIWNNALDNEDSSNIFFCKAFIEKAEKIQGLGAGFIPSIRDKGITHKSELFLIQDYIDAPSWDTWATYNVSEEQKLKAINALISHVSFLHESEVTHGDIHPGNILVLAEDEELNVYIIDLPDFKLGTTEVKNHRYSPETIHNATAIVRDNYAVIRMACELLGLDWNNLEEENNHPQLIEIIKAEKSDSAGFISLERFSQSLKELYETSSESIEELNVQLFRQDFHEAISLLPDNGELFLFYEPSTKNTDSVKVLLSGVDSSWTIFFNPINEAIEGGLAPRKTDDIPPWIRDKSQLTLPIKINIEPSDYQTDTSALQSYLLAHETFLIDCKAAIKENTQSKEVDEKLSKEIDEQLKNLLADVEYDEESIVSIKNEKIATKNIWKAILETETEALPSVEVADEPKPDIRKNELVIPYDSDNEVLDRFSKEDDVIAIKKVDDKEFIVGKVNIDQSTSSEMRVPLSSGKNYPKTGDVLYLRTKRDRASYSRRKKAMERVLNKNAVISDLTDYFEPSIDQPFTDYKVIPTEEQLDLYDQYDDEGNLTVSLNEAQRDAFKILFSKGPLSLLQGPPGTGKTEFISAFVHYLLTEGNAQHILLVSQSHEAVNTAVERIRKHCTRLESPIDIVRFSNSEASVSQGLKDVYSRNLIESRRQSFIAELRERIQFIQPSLKLEPEYIDAILNAELGIKKKIKNALRLQTDISDSSDEQLSSSLSSSLESLCYQIISELNESYSIEISQLELGSIGEKIDKHLNALYGIGPHEHRRISALLDLVNDYRDRLSSNPGSYEEFLARSRTLVCGTCVGMGLGHLGLNQIQYDWVIIDEAARSISSELAIAMQSANRILLVGDHKQLPPLFQEEHKNAILRKLGVPRVEPFQKEVFKSDFEKAFLSPYGKAVGRSLLTQYRMAEPISRLVSDTFYEQPLITGDREIPDFYNDGIDVLKATVTWLDTSECKFGFDSEDGTSLVNLEEVNQILAVLKEIEANGDYVEQLTSLVSSGEPAIGIICMYGAQKRLLRRKFNELAWSPEFRSLIKIDTVDSYQGKENRVIIVSITRNGKDRKPKFLKEPNRINVAMSRAMDRLLIVGSMQMWNRENASLPLGQVASYIQSHQSEEYRIVSAKQTVKNGGKR, from the coding sequence ATGTCGAATGATAAGAAGAAAATGGACGTTAAATATTGGGAAGGTGGATTAACGCTTCACGAAGTTAGAGCCATAGAAAAAATCGCTCAAACTTTTTCAGGCGCTAACCAGAAGCAGGAGTCCAAACCGGCAAAACTCGGCTCTTTGAGCGACCTAAAGGTCTTAAAGCCCGGAGGGAATGCTATGTTCCCCTGGAAAGGGTATGCAGGCTTTCGACTTGCTGGCTCTGGCCGTGAAGGAGAATTCGATCTTGTCATCGTGACCCACTATAACGTCATCATCGTTGAACTAAAGCATTGGAATGGCGAGCTTACTGCGTCTGGTGATAATTGGTATCAAAATGGAGAGTTCAGAGAGCGATCAGCGGTCAGCAAAACACAAGACAAGGCTCATCTGCTCACCTCTAAGCTTGCCAAGTGTGGGAGAGATTTTCCTAGCTTCCAGGGGCACAAGTTTGACCGTCCCAAGGTAGACTTTCTAGTTGTGTTAACCGGCACTGCTAATGCTTCTAAACTGCCGCCTAGAGAACAGGAGCACGTCCTAACGCTTAATGAGTTTCTAAAACTTTCGGACGAAGGTGCATACAACAAACGCTTTCGACCACATCCGCAAGCCAATAAAAGCTTAAACCAGGACATCCCGGTTTTTGATCAAATCTTCTCAGAAGGTGAGACCAAGCCCAAGAGCCTAATCGTCGATGGTTACGAAGCCATTGAGAAGATATTCCCGCCAGAGAACATCGAGTCGATATACACGGAGTTCCTATCTAAAAACAAGAACAACAAGGATGACTTTGCATTGCTGAGAAGATGGAACTTCTCTGATTTAGATGATGTTGGTAGTAAAACGCGAGACGAACGCTATAAAATCGTCAGTCACGAGAAAGAAGTCTTATCATTCATACGTTCAAACGACGGGGATTTATATAACGCCTGTTTGCGCTCTCTGACCAATATTGATCCAAACAATATTACCGAGGAGTTTTACGAGCTTTTTGAGCTTCCCCATAACTATTCTCGCCTAAATGAATTTATTTCTTCTTTTGTTATCAAGTACGCCGAAGAAGAGCGAGCGACACTCGTCAAAATCATCCTGAATAATTTTTCCTCTCTGCATGATATAAGAATTGCTCACCGAGATATTGGCGATCACAGCTTATGGCTTTCTCCTGGTATGAAAATGGCCATGTCCAGTTTCATGTCGGCCTACCATAAGCCAGCAGGAACTGTCGGTGAGAGACGCAAAGCAATTAGCACAGGGATTATACCCATCCCTGAGGAACAGAACTCGGAACATAATGGCACCGAGTATGACCGTGACATATATTCACTGGGCATTCTGACCTGGCTGATAATGCAGGGGAAACGCCTCAATCCCGCATCAATTAATGACGCTATAAAAAACATTACCGCTTCCAGTATCTGGTACGCACCTGTCATACAAAAAGCTATCAGTCCTGAGCCGCAGGATCGTTACCGGAATGCCCACGAATTTCTAGCCGCTTTTTCAGCATCACAGCCTGAAGCAGAAACCATTGAGCTATTTGATAGTTCCATGATCGAGCAATACAAAACCGAGGTTAAACTCTACAAAACCTATGTTGAAGATGAGGAAATATCCTCTACCGATGCAAAAGAGGTTTATCGCTCGGGTCAGTTACTTGTTAAAATCTGGAACAACGCCCTCGACAATGAAGATTCCAGTAATATCTTTTTCTGCAAAGCTTTTATCGAGAAAGCTGAAAAGATTCAGGGACTTGGAGCTGGGTTTATCCCTAGCATTCGGGACAAGGGTATTACCCACAAATCTGAACTCTTTCTGATCCAGGACTATATAGATGCGCCATCATGGGACACATGGGCGACTTACAATGTTTCTGAAGAACAGAAGCTCAAAGCCATCAACGCCTTAATTAGCCATGTTAGCTTCCTGCATGAAAGTGAAGTCACTCATGGCGATATACATCCTGGGAATATACTTGTACTGGCCGAAGATGAAGAACTTAACGTCTATATCATCGACTTACCCGACTTTAAGCTTGGGACAACTGAAGTTAAGAACCATCGATATAGTCCTGAAACGATCCATAACGCAACAGCTATTGTGCGCGATAACTATGCGGTTATTCGTATGGCTTGTGAGCTCCTTGGACTCGACTGGAATAACCTCGAAGAAGAAAATAATCATCCGCAGTTAATTGAAATCATCAAAGCTGAAAAATCGGACAGTGCCGGGTTTATTTCTTTGGAAAGATTTAGCCAGTCACTCAAAGAACTTTACGAAACCTCATCTGAATCCATCGAGGAGCTGAACGTCCAGCTATTCCGTCAGGACTTTCACGAAGCGATCAGTCTTTTACCCGATAACGGTGAGCTGTTTCTGTTTTATGAACCCTCCACGAAAAACACAGACTCAGTGAAGGTGTTACTGTCTGGTGTAGACTCTTCCTGGACGATTTTCTTTAACCCGATAAATGAAGCTATCGAAGGTGGACTAGCGCCTCGAAAAACCGATGATATTCCACCCTGGATTCGGGATAAAAGCCAGTTAACGCTACCCATAAAAATCAACATCGAACCTTCTGATTACCAGACGGATACCTCAGCACTTCAGTCCTATCTATTGGCTCACGAAACATTTCTTATTGATTGTAAAGCAGCCATCAAGGAAAACACTCAAAGCAAAGAGGTCGATGAGAAGCTCAGTAAAGAGATTGATGAACAGCTCAAGAATCTACTTGCTGATGTTGAATATGATGAAGAATCCATTGTTTCAATAAAGAATGAAAAGATTGCCACAAAGAACATATGGAAGGCTATTTTAGAGACAGAGACAGAAGCGCTTCCAAGCGTTGAAGTCGCCGACGAACCGAAGCCTGATATTCGAAAAAATGAGTTGGTTATTCCCTATGATTCAGATAACGAAGTGCTTGACCGCTTTTCTAAAGAGGATGATGTCATCGCCATCAAGAAGGTCGATGATAAGGAGTTTATCGTAGGGAAGGTCAACATTGACCAGTCCACCAGCTCAGAAATGCGAGTCCCGCTGAGTTCCGGTAAGAATTACCCTAAAACCGGCGACGTTTTATACCTTCGCACAAAACGAGACAGGGCATCCTACAGTCGCCGTAAAAAGGCGATGGAGAGAGTGCTCAATAAGAATGCGGTCATATCTGACCTAACAGACTATTTTGAGCCTTCTATAGATCAGCCTTTTACTGATTATAAAGTCATTCCCACTGAAGAACAGCTGGATCTCTATGACCAATATGATGACGAGGGCAATTTAACCGTTAGCTTGAACGAGGCACAACGTGATGCTTTCAAGATACTGTTCAGCAAAGGGCCACTGTCACTTTTACAAGGACCACCAGGTACCGGTAAAACCGAGTTTATCTCGGCTTTCGTACATTACTTGCTGACTGAGGGCAATGCGCAGCATATATTGCTTGTCAGTCAGTCACATGAAGCCGTCAATACGGCAGTTGAGCGTATCCGTAAACACTGTACCCGACTAGAATCGCCAATCGATATTGTTCGGTTTAGTAACTCAGAAGCATCGGTTTCCCAAGGCCTTAAAGATGTCTATTCCCGCAATTTGATCGAATCAAGAAGACAGTCCTTTATCGCTGAACTCAGGGAGCGGATTCAGTTTATTCAGCCATCACTGAAGTTGGAACCTGAGTATATTGATGCCATTCTCAACGCGGAACTTGGTATCAAGAAGAAAATCAAAAACGCACTTCGCTTGCAGACGGATATTAGTGATTCTTCGGATGAGCAACTGTCATCCAGTTTATCGTCTAGCCTAGAATCGCTTTGTTATCAAATCATATCTGAACTCAATGAATCATATTCAATTGAGATCAGTCAGTTGGAGCTAGGCAGTATCGGTGAAAAAATCGATAAACACCTTAATGCGCTTTATGGCATCGGCCCCCATGAGCATAGACGCATAAGCGCCCTGTTAGATTTGGTTAATGATTACAGAGACAGGCTATCATCCAATCCTGGAAGCTATGAGGAGTTTCTGGCCAGATCCAGAACTTTGGTATGCGGGACTTGCGTAGGTATGGGACTCGGGCATCTGGGCTTAAATCAGATTCAATATGACTGGGTGATTATCGACGAAGCGGCACGTTCTATATCATCAGAGCTTGCTATTGCAATGCAATCTGCCAATCGTATTTTGCTGGTTGGGGATCACAAGCAACTGCCACCTCTATTCCAGGAAGAGCATAAAAACGCCATATTGAGGAAACTGGGTGTTCCAAGAGTTGAGCCATTTCAAAAGGAAGTCTTCAAGAGCGATTTTGAAAAGGCATTTCTGTCTCCATACGGCAAAGCCGTCGGAAGGAGCCTTTTAACTCAATACCGTATGGCTGAACCGATCAGTCGACTGGTTTCAGATACTTTCTATGAACAACCTTTGATCACCGGAGATCGAGAAATCCCTGATTTTTATAATGATGGCATCGATGTTTTGAAAGCAACTGTGACCTGGCTGGACACGTCAGAATGTAAGTTCGGCTTCGACAGTGAAGATGGTACGAGCCTCGTTAATCTTGAAGAAGTAAATCAGATTCTCGCCGTTTTAAAAGAGATTGAAGCCAATGGCGACTATGTTGAACAGCTTACCTCTCTAGTTTCTTCAGGCGAACCTGCCATTGGCATTATCTGTATGTATGGTGCTCAAAAACGACTCTTACGAAGAAAGTTCAACGAATTAGCCTGGAGTCCAGAGTTCAGATCCCTGATCAAAATCGATACGGTTGATAGCTATCAAGGTAAGGAGAATCGGGTAATCATTGTGTCAATTACCCGCAATGGTAAAGATCGAAAGCCCAAGTTTTTGAAAGAACCTAACCGGATCAATGTTGCCATGTCTCGTGCTATGGATCGTTTATTGATTGTTGGCTCCATGCAAATGTGGAACCGAGAAAACGCTTCTTTGCCACTTGGCCAAGTGGCCTCGTATATCCAAAGTCACCAAAGCGAAGAGTATCGCATCGTGTCAGCGAAACAGACGGTGAAGAATGGAGGGAAACGATAA
- a CDS encoding TM0106 family RecB-like putative nuclease, protein MYIQHGTLMYSPSDLTLFMESPFASWMEHLAIVAPDQIPERDPGDGMMAMLQEKGGEHEKAVLDEFMAQGLNVADISSSPDKETATVTAMESGAEVIFQACLSRGGFKGFADFLVKVPGESRLGEYHYEVWDTKLSKTLKPYFTVQLCCYEDLLEGIQGRRSQDFVVVLGDGQRERLRTDDYFYYYQSIRDAFLKAHSDFDVSQRPDPADSKSWGNWETYAKQLLKESDHPSQVATITRSQIKKLSAVGIKTMAELANTELERVPGISVAVFQKLKAQAKIQKASEGRETPLFEVLVPEQGRKQGFALLPPHSDLDVFFDIEGFPLVDGGLEYLWGNTYFDESGERQFKDFWAHTPEEERRSFKEFIEWVYARWQADPQMHIYHYANYEIAACRKLMSRYGICEYEVDQLLRNEVFVDLYKIVKSGLLIGEPKYSIKNVEHLYRGKRQTEVGTGGDSVVVYENWRQNPDGLTWQTSKILNDIRDYNIDDCNSTQELVAWLRERQAEHGIPYLGSTEVVEPDVPEEITERTRLRDSLLEKAESTKDSDSITSSVTENLAWSLEFHRRESKPVFWRLFDRLGLTEIDLIDDLDCLAACERSETEPFKPSSKARNLAYEYKFNPNQEFKLANTTSFYVLGEENDKGERLKVTLLPEFTNLGEGIITVQAKAEPPSIITLVPDEYVRPDPIPQSIEAVVKEYETGSLSQCAIVDFMKRDFPRIKGLQPGQPIASSHDPKERLSQIVQAIANLDNSYLPIQGPPGAGKTYTGKHVIAELLRQGKRVGISSNSHKAINNLLVGTARYCIDEGIEAFFGCTKDTDDEIQALGISVLQNKDIASYTRQACVIGTTAWGFSRDDLQGQFDYLFVDEAGQVSVANLIAMSRATSNIILMGDQMQLGQPSQGTHPGESGLSTLDYLLHHTPTISEDRGVFLETTYRMHSAVNRFISEAIYEGKLHSHPDNDKQVIKVPIDYTGAINKEAGVIFIPVEHEGNTQASDEEVEAIKHAVQDILGRVFCDKGGKTRPIGWDDMLFVAPYNFQVNKIRDALGPNAKVGSVDKFQGQEAPVVFFSMCASDANDSPRGMDFLFDKNRINVAISRAQSLAIIVGNSRLAESTANSTDQQNKINTFCQLVSYGGNNYKKENTYG, encoded by the coding sequence ATGTATATCCAACACGGAACGTTAATGTATTCCCCATCCGATCTAACCCTCTTCATGGAGAGTCCATTTGCTTCATGGATGGAGCACTTAGCCATTGTTGCTCCCGATCAAATTCCAGAGCGAGATCCAGGCGATGGCATGATGGCCATGCTTCAGGAGAAAGGTGGAGAGCATGAAAAGGCCGTCCTGGATGAGTTCATGGCTCAAGGGCTCAATGTCGCAGACATCAGTTCTTCGCCTGATAAGGAAACCGCGACGGTTACGGCGATGGAGTCTGGCGCAGAGGTCATATTTCAAGCTTGCCTGAGTCGAGGAGGATTCAAAGGCTTCGCTGATTTTCTGGTTAAAGTTCCAGGGGAAAGCCGTCTTGGCGAATACCACTATGAGGTTTGGGATACCAAGTTATCGAAAACCCTCAAACCTTACTTCACAGTCCAGCTTTGCTGCTACGAAGATCTATTGGAAGGTATCCAAGGCAGGCGCTCACAGGACTTTGTGGTTGTACTCGGTGATGGGCAACGGGAACGTCTTCGCACAGACGACTATTTCTATTATTACCAGTCCATCCGAGACGCTTTTCTAAAGGCACATAGTGATTTTGATGTTTCCCAACGTCCTGACCCGGCTGACTCAAAATCCTGGGGAAATTGGGAAACTTATGCCAAGCAACTGCTGAAGGAATCGGATCATCCATCGCAGGTTGCAACGATCACTCGCTCTCAGATCAAAAAGCTTAGTGCAGTCGGTATCAAGACAATGGCAGAGCTCGCCAATACAGAATTAGAGCGGGTTCCAGGTATCAGCGTGGCCGTATTTCAAAAGCTGAAAGCCCAAGCAAAGATTCAGAAGGCCAGTGAAGGACGGGAAACCCCGTTGTTTGAAGTGCTGGTGCCTGAGCAAGGCAGGAAACAGGGGTTCGCGCTTTTGCCACCCCATTCGGATCTTGATGTTTTTTTTGACATCGAGGGCTTCCCATTAGTCGATGGTGGACTGGAGTATCTTTGGGGTAACACTTATTTTGACGAATCCGGTGAGCGGCAATTCAAAGACTTCTGGGCGCACACGCCAGAAGAGGAGAGGCGATCTTTTAAGGAATTCATAGAGTGGGTGTACGCACGGTGGCAGGCAGACCCTCAAATGCACATCTACCACTATGCGAACTATGAGATCGCTGCGTGCCGCAAGCTTATGAGCCGATACGGCATTTGTGAATACGAAGTCGATCAACTTTTGCGTAATGAGGTATTCGTTGACCTCTATAAAATCGTCAAAAGCGGCCTATTGATCGGAGAACCGAAATACTCCATCAAGAACGTCGAGCACTTATATAGAGGGAAGCGCCAGACCGAAGTGGGTACCGGAGGTGACTCCGTTGTTGTTTACGAAAACTGGCGGCAAAACCCTGATGGTCTCACCTGGCAGACATCGAAGATCCTCAACGACATCCGAGACTACAACATTGACGACTGCAATAGCACTCAGGAGCTGGTGGCATGGCTTCGAGAACGGCAGGCAGAGCATGGTATTCCTTACCTTGGTAGCACGGAGGTTGTCGAACCGGATGTGCCAGAGGAAATCACTGAGCGAACCAGGCTACGGGATAGTCTGTTAGAGAAAGCGGAGTCCACCAAGGACAGTGACTCCATCACTTCCTCAGTGACAGAGAATCTAGCCTGGTCATTGGAATTTCATCGGCGGGAATCTAAGCCGGTTTTTTGGAGGCTGTTTGATCGCCTTGGCCTCACTGAAATTGACTTGATTGATGACCTGGATTGTCTGGCAGCATGTGAAAGGTCAGAGACGGAGCCGTTTAAGCCTTCATCGAAAGCTCGAAACTTGGCTTACGAGTACAAGTTCAATCCGAACCAGGAATTCAAGCTGGCCAATACAACCTCTTTCTACGTCCTCGGAGAGGAAAATGACAAGGGAGAGCGCTTGAAGGTGACACTCTTACCTGAATTTACCAATCTGGGGGAAGGCATTATCACCGTTCAGGCCAAGGCTGAGCCACCATCCATTATTACCCTGGTTCCTGATGAATATGTAAGACCTGATCCAATCCCGCAGTCCATAGAGGCTGTAGTCAAAGAGTATGAGACAGGCTCGCTGAGCCAGTGTGCGATTGTGGATTTCATGAAGCGTGATTTTCCACGAATCAAAGGCCTTCAACCTGGTCAGCCGATCGCGTCGAGCCATGACCCGAAAGAACGGTTGAGCCAAATCGTTCAGGCCATTGCCAACCTTGATAATTCCTATCTGCCAATACAAGGTCCACCAGGTGCCGGTAAGACTTACACAGGCAAGCATGTTATTGCCGAGCTTCTACGGCAAGGCAAAAGGGTGGGTATCAGCTCGAACTCCCACAAGGCAATCAACAATTTATTGGTGGGAACAGCCAGATACTGCATAGACGAGGGTATTGAGGCTTTCTTCGGTTGTACGAAAGATACTGATGATGAAATTCAGGCGTTGGGCATTTCGGTACTTCAGAACAAGGACATTGCAAGCTATACCAGGCAGGCTTGCGTCATTGGCACCACGGCTTGGGGTTTCTCCAGGGATGATCTCCAGGGACAGTTCGATTACCTGTTCGTTGATGAAGCTGGACAAGTCTCAGTGGCCAACCTGATTGCTATGAGTCGTGCAACCAGCAACATTATCCTCATGGGTGATCAGATGCAGCTAGGGCAACCGTCGCAAGGAACCCATCCGGGGGAGAGCGGCCTGTCCACGCTGGACTATCTGCTTCACCACACCCCAACAATCTCTGAAGACCGAGGTGTGTTCCTGGAAACAACCTATCGGATGCACTCAGCGGTTAACCGGTTCATTAGCGAGGCCATCTACGAAGGAAAACTGCATTCTCATCCAGATAATGACAAGCAGGTAATCAAGGTTCCTATCGATTATACAGGTGCGATAAATAAGGAAGCCGGTGTCATTTTTATTCCGGTTGAACACGAAGGGAATACGCAAGCCAGTGATGAGGAAGTAGAAGCCATTAAGCACGCGGTCCAGGATATATTGGGTCGGGTATTTTGCGATAAGGGCGGTAAAACGCGCCCGATCGGATGGGATGACATGTTGTTCGTAGCGCCCTACAACTTTCAGGTTAATAAAATACGTGATGCATTAGGGCCAAATGCCAAAGTGGGCAGCGTGGATAAGTTTCAGGGGCAAGAAGCGCCGGTAGTATTTTTCAGTATGTGCGCCAGCGACGCCAATGATTCCCCACGCGGCATGGATTTTCTCTTTGACAAGAATCGCATTAACGTCGCCATCTCCAGGGCGCAATCTCTGGCCATTATTGTTGGCAACAGTAGATTGGCGGAAAGTACAGCTAATAGTACAGACCAACAGAACAAAATAAACACGTTTTGCCAACTTGTAAGTTATGGTGGCAATAATTACAAGAAGGAAAACACTTATGGCTGA
- a CDS encoding TrlF family AAA-like ATPase has protein sequence MADWNIEPFQNGSSWMRADFHLHTKADKEFKYTGEENSFVNDYVDALKKADIRIGAITNHNKFDVGEYNALRKKAKKNGILLLPGVELSVNDGANGVHTLIIFSQEWIEGGKDLINQFLGNAFKGKTPAEYEQENGRSSLGLRATLEELDTYHKDFFIVFAHVESASGLWNELDGGRLQELANDPLIKKYCLGFQKVRTHDKPDTKCRIKVKGWWGESYPAELEGSDPKAINEIGRGQCAYLKIGELSYESVKYSLSDFQFRVRKEPSKVSHSHIEAIRYEGGLLDNSRVPFSPHLNCLIGIRGSGKSSLLESIRYALDIPFGQVAQDRSYKDDLIPHLLQSGGKIVVEARDKHGTLYEIKRIHRHAPEVYVDGILQPGLAIRQTVVWKPLYFGQKDLAAAGKGFGQDLVEKLVGDSLKPIRQKIQERVDQLESAITALMALNTDVEQKDADEDDLKDVQFRLDQFKKYGVQEKLDKQVEFGKDLAYFDQVIKIGSEWADSINNGIVEAEESVSHIPEYTSQHNSDLLIRFNATFDTLKKIIEEAKLVLLNITSKTEALESIKTELESKKDTLKEAFAETEREIVKALAEKGVTSIQPDEYVTLSNKKTQLEASIKDLKRKTDKYKEKQNAVMIAISSLNEAWHEEYVLITKALEQINTAQSALKVEPQYKGDAEKFASKMDEVFKGQNIRKEYYKNIADKYADFGEIYKDLEAAAEQTKSKADVFIRLFNESLFELLSFQVPNSYKVTYHGKDLKQHSLGQRASAMMLFILSQKDCDLLMIDQPEDDLDGQSIYEEVVKLIRELKPNQQFIFATHNANFPVLGDAELVVSCQYNEDKITVEGASIDDKESQKKIVNIMEGGREAFERRKIIYQQWEH, from the coding sequence ATGGCTGATTGGAACATTGAACCATTTCAAAATGGAAGTTCATGGATGAGAGCGGATTTCCATTTGCATACTAAGGCGGATAAAGAATTTAAATATACGGGCGAGGAAAACAGCTTCGTTAATGATTATGTCGATGCTTTAAAGAAAGCTGATATTCGAATAGGTGCTATTACCAATCATAATAAATTTGATGTCGGTGAATATAACGCACTTCGTAAGAAAGCCAAGAAAAACGGCATTTTATTGCTTCCAGGTGTTGAGTTATCTGTTAATGACGGTGCAAATGGCGTTCATACTCTCATTATATTTTCGCAAGAGTGGATTGAAGGCGGGAAAGATCTAATTAATCAATTCCTCGGGAATGCCTTTAAAGGAAAAACCCCTGCCGAATATGAGCAGGAAAATGGTAGGTCTTCGCTTGGTCTTCGGGCAACGTTAGAAGAATTGGATACTTATCATAAGGATTTCTTTATTGTTTTTGCTCACGTTGAGTCCGCCAGCGGTTTATGGAATGAGCTAGATGGTGGTCGCTTACAAGAACTTGCGAATGACCCTCTGATAAAGAAATATTGCCTTGGATTTCAGAAGGTGCGTACTCACGATAAGCCCGACACCAAATGCAGAATAAAGGTTAAAGGCTGGTGGGGAGAAAGCTATCCTGCTGAACTCGAAGGAAGTGATCCGAAGGCAATCAATGAGATTGGAAGAGGTCAATGTGCGTATTTGAAAATTGGAGAGCTTTCATATGAGTCTGTAAAATATTCATTGAGTGACTTTCAATTCAGAGTAAGAAAAGAGCCAAGTAAAGTATCGCATTCACACATAGAAGCAATTCGCTATGAGGGAGGCTTACTTGACAACTCAAGAGTACCTTTTTCACCCCATCTTAATTGTTTGATAGGTATTCGCGGAAGTGGTAAGTCATCATTGCTCGAATCAATCCGGTATGCTTTAGATATTCCCTTCGGCCAGGTTGCACAGGATAGATCTTATAAGGACGACCTGATACCTCACTTGTTGCAGAGTGGTGGCAAGATAGTCGTAGAAGCTCGCGATAAACACGGGACTCTATATGAAATAAAGCGAATCCATCGCCATGCTCCCGAGGTGTATGTTGATGGAATTCTCCAGCCAGGCTTAGCTATACGCCAAACAGTGGTATGGAAGCCACTTTATTTCGGACAAAAAGACCTAGCTGCTGCTGGCAAAGGATTTGGTCAGGATTTGGTTGAAAAACTGGTTGGCGATTCTTTGAAGCCAATCCGCCAGAAAATACAAGAACGAGTAGACCAACTAGAATCTGCAATTACAGCTCTCATGGCTCTAAACACTGATGTTGAGCAGAAAGATGCAGATGAAGATGATCTGAAAGACGTTCAATTCAGATTAGATCAGTTTAAAAAGTATGGAGTTCAAGAAAAGCTTGATAAGCAAGTGGAGTTTGGAAAGGATCTGGCCTACTTTGATCAAGTAATAAAAATTGGAAGTGAATGGGCTGACTCCATAAATAATGGAATAGTTGAGGCTGAGGAGTCCGTATCTCACATACCGGAATATACGTCTCAACACAATTCAGATCTATTAATCCGGTTTAATGCTACGTTCGACACATTGAAAAAAATAATAGAGGAGGCCAAATTGGTCCTTCTCAATATAACTTCAAAAACGGAAGCACTTGAATCTATTAAAACTGAGCTGGAATCTAAGAAAGACACTCTTAAAGAGGCGTTTGCTGAAACAGAAAGAGAGATTGTCAAAGCTCTGGCAGAAAAGGGCGTCACATCAATCCAACCGGATGAATATGTGACACTATCTAATAAGAAAACACAGCTTGAGGCGTCGATAAAGGATCTAAAGAGAAAAACTGATAAATACAAAGAAAAACAGAATGCAGTAATGATTGCCATTTCGTCACTGAATGAAGCATGGCATGAGGAATATGTGCTAATCACTAAGGCCCTTGAACAGATTAATACTGCCCAATCAGCATTAAAAGTTGAACCTCAATATAAAGGGGATGCTGAAAAATTTGCTAGTAAAATGGATGAAGTATTTAAGGGGCAGAATATTAGGAAGGAGTATTACAAGAATATTGCTGACAAATATGCTGACTTTGGCGAAATATACAAAGACCTTGAGGCGGCAGCAGAGCAAACGAAGAGCAAAGCAGACGTTTTTATTAGGCTGTTTAATGAGAGTCTTTTTGAGCTTCTTAGCTTTCAGGTTCCCAATAGCTACAAGGTTACGTATCACGGGAAAGATTTGAAGCAACATTCATTAGGGCAAAGGGCATCCGCAATGATGCTATTCATCCTGAGCCAAAAAGATTGCGACCTGCTCATGATTGATCAGCCAGAGGACGATCTCGATGGCCAAAGTATTTATGAGGAGGTTGTAAAACTTATTCGAGAGCTCAAGCCTAACCAGCAATTCATTTTTGCAACACATAACGCAAATTTCCCAGTTCTAGGTGATGCGGAGCTTGTTGTTAGTTGCCAGTATAATGAAGACAAAATAACGGTCGAAGGTGCAAGTATTGATGACAAGGAAAGCCAGAAGAAAATTGTTAATATCATGGAGGGAGGACGGGAAGCGTTTGAACGCAGGAAGATAATTTATCAGCAGTGGGAACATTAA